The Longimicrobiaceae bacterium region TGGCGCTGCGCGGGGGGAAGGTCCGCGGCCTGGGCGACGGCGCGCTTGAGCACGTCCAGCCCCTCGCCGCGCGTGGCGACGGTGGCGACCACGGGCGCGCCCAGCTCCAGCGTGAGCTCCACCACGTCGATGCGCATGCCGGCCGCGATGGCGGCGTCCACCTGGTTCAGCGCGACCACGGTGGGGATGCCCAGCTCCAGCACCTGGCTGGCCAGGAAGAGGTTGCGCTCCAGGTTCTGCGCGTCGACCACCACGACCACCACGTCGGGCGCGGGCGCCTCGGCGGTGCGGCCCAGGAGGACGGCGAGCGCGATCTCCTCGTCCGGCGAGGCGGCGGAGAGCGAGTAGGTGCCGGGGAGGTCGAGCACGGCCACCGGGCGGCCGTCGGCGTCGCGGTAGCGGCCTTCCACGCGCTCCACGGTGACGCCGGAGTAGTTGCCCACTCGCTGGCGCATGCCCGTGAGGGCGTTGAAGAGCGTGCTCTTCCCCGTGTTCGGGTTGCCGATGAGCGCCACATGCAGGACACCCCCGCCGCGCGCGTTCTGCGCCAGCGAGGGTGTGCCGGATGCGGGCAGGGTTCCTGGCACCGCTACGTCCATCATTCCACCGTGATGTGCTCCGCCTCGGAACGGCGGAGCGTCAGCATGAATCCGCGGACCTTGACCTCGATGGGGTCGCCCAGCGGGGCCCGGCGAACCACCTCCACCGCCGTCCCGCGGATGAGGCCCATGTCCATGAGCCGCTTCACCGCCTCGCCGTCACCCTCCATCCGCGTGACGCGGCCCCGGTCGCCGGGGGCCATGTCGGCCAGCTTGCGCACCGTCAGCCGGCCAGCGGGAGCACCTTGATGGAGGAGGCGAGCGACGCGCCCAGCGCCAGCTTCGAGCCCTTCACCTCCAGCAGCATGCCGTTGCGCGAGTCCAGCACCTTCACGCACGCGCCTTCGAACAGCCCCAGGTGGCGCAGCCGGTGGGCCTCGCCGCCCTCGCACTCCATGCGGAGCACGGCGGCCTGGCACCCCGTGGCGCACGCGGCCAGCGGGCACTCGGCGCAGCGCCGGGCGACCGCCTTCTCCGTCTTCCTGAGTCCGAGGAGCCGCTTCAGCATCCCGCGTCCGTTTCCTGCAGCCGGTGAACGAAGCTGAGAATCAATTTCAACGAGCGAAAGATACAAACGTCGCCACGCGCACGCAAGGACGCCGTGCGTCTCCTTGCCGGGGCCGCGGGCGCGGGATACGATCCACCCCCGGGCGGCTCTTCCGTCCTGTTTCGACCGGCCGTTCCGCCGCTTCGCCGTCCATCTCCCGTGCCCTCGTCTTCGCCGTCTTGAGCCTCCCCGTCGTACAGCCGTCCGCGCCATCCGTTGGGGCCTACACGCCGCCGCTGCGGCTCACGGGCACGGTCGTCTCGCAGTTCTTCCGCTTCCGGTGCGACCGGCAGCTGCGGTACGATCTGGTGCCGGAGCGCGACCGGGGCGGCGACGTGCCGCGCACGAACCTCGATCCGTCGGCCGGCCCCGTCGTCGGCTCGCGGCCGGGGATGGGGCTGCTCACGCAGGCGGGGCGGCGCTGGGAGCGGAAAAAGCTGCGCGAGCTGGAGCGGCGCTTCGGGCCCGATGCGATTCTGGGGCGCGGATACGATGAGCTGGGCAATCCCAACCGGCTGCCGTACGAGGACGTGGTCGACGCGCTCAGACAGCCGGGCGGGTGGAAGTTCCTCGTGCAGCCCGAGCTTCGGGTGCCAGACGCGGCTCGGTTCGCGGAGCGGTACGGGTTCGATGCGGCGCGCATCGACCTGGCGCCCGCGCAGCCGGACCTCATCCGCATCCGGCGGACGCGGAGCGGGCGAATCTCTCTCGGTGTCATCGACATCAAGTGGAGCAGGGAAGGGAGCCTGCCGCACTTCGCGCAGGTGGCGTTCTACACGCTGCTGCTGGAGGAGATCTGCCGGCAGGAGGAGATCGACGTCCGCGTGGATGCGCGGAGCGGGTGGATTTGGTCGCGCGGCTCGCGCGGGCCCAAGCGCT contains the following coding sequences:
- a CDS encoding FeoA family protein translates to MRKLADMAPGDRGRVTRMEGDGEAVKRLMDMGLIRGTAVEVVRRAPLGDPIEVKVRGFMLTLRRSEAEHITVE
- a CDS encoding FeoA family protein gives rise to the protein MLKRLLGLRKTEKAVARRCAECPLAACATGCQAAVLRMECEGGEAHRLRHLGLFEGACVKVLDSRNGMLLEVKGSKLALGASLASSIKVLPLAG